From Ovis aries strain OAR_USU_Benz2616 breed Rambouillet chromosome 21, ARS-UI_Ramb_v3.0, whole genome shotgun sequence, a single genomic window includes:
- the RASSF7 gene encoding ras association domain-containing protein 7 → MLSGLAAMELKVWVDGIQRVVCGVSEQTTCQEVVIALAQAIGQTGRFVLVQRLREKERQLLPQECPVGAQATCGQFASDVQFVLRRTGPSLAGRPSSDSCPPPERCPIRASLPPKPRPALDREPCKPLTFSLGCSGQAPGPVPPEPLAPVVPVPGCCADLQGLEQRVRRNAAELGQEAFWEQELRREQAREREAQARLQALSAATAEHAARLQALDAQARALEAELHLAAEAPRPSSPTASVAERLRQDLATQERQSMEVQGSLALVGRALEAAEHALQAQAQELEELNRELRQCNLQQFIQQTGAALPPPPRPDGGPPGTQDLLPPTREEPLTGDPRSPALVSSLSPEIAPMRQNSLR, encoded by the exons GACGGCATCCAGCGCGTGGTTTGTGGGGTTTCAGAGCAGACCACCTGTCAAGAAGTGGTCATTGCACTAGCCCAAGCCATAG GCCAGACGGGCCGCTTTGTGCTCGTGCAGCGCCTCAGAGAGAAGGAGCGGCAGCTGCTACCCCAGGAATGTCCTGTGGGCGCCCAAGCGACCTGCGGACAGTTTGCCAGCGATGTCCAGTTTGTCCTGAGGCGGACGGGACCCAGCCTCGCTGGGAGGCCCTCCTCGGACAGCTGCCCTCCCCCTGAGCGCTGCCCTATCCGAGCCAGCCTTCCCCCAAAGCCTCGACCAGCACTGGACCGTGAGCCCTGCAAACCACTGACCTTCAGCCTGGGGTGCTCTGGGCAGGCCCCCGGCCCTGTGCCACCCGAGCCTCTGGCTCCAGTAGTGCCTGTGCCAGGCTGCTGTGCAGACCTGCAGGGTCTGGAGCAAAGGGTGCGCAGGAACGCAGCGGAGCTGGGCCAGGAGGCCTTCTGGGAGCAGGAGCTGCGGCGGGAGCAGGCCCGGGAGCGCGAGGCACAGGCCCGCCTGCAGGCGCTGAGCGCAGCTACAGCTGAGCACGCTGCTAGACTGCAGGCCCTGGACGCCCAGGCCCGTGCCCTGGAGGCCGAGTTACATCTGGCTGCAGAGGCCCCTAGGCCCTCCTCACCCACAGCGTCTGTGGCTGAACGCCTGCGCCAGGACCTGGCCACCCAGGAGCGGCAAAGCATGGAGGTGCAGGGCAGTCTCGCCCTGGTGGGCCGGGCTCTGGAGGCTGCCGAACACGCCCTGCAG gcccaggcccaggagctggaggagctgaACCGGGAGCTGCGTCAATGCAACCTCCAGCAGTTCATCCAGCAGACGGGCGCTgcgctgcccccgcccccacggCCGGACGGGGGCCCCCCCGGCACTCAG GATCTTCTGCCTCCAACCAGAGAAGAGCCTCTCACGGGAGACCCCCGGAGTCCGGCCCTTGTGTCCAGCCTGAGCCCAGAGA TTGCCCCCATGAGGCAGAACTCCTTGAGGTAG